Proteins encoded within one genomic window of Verrucomicrobiota bacterium:
- a CDS encoding glycosyltransferase family 2 protein yields MSQVKPCLSVIMPVFNEEATVADVIVTVLAQESVLELIIVDDASTDRSREVLQGLKSSDERIRVLHHKKNQGKGAALRTGIAHATAPIVLIQDADMEYDPAEYPVLIGPILREKADAVFGSRFIGSQEHRVLYFWHSIGNRFLTLLSNMFTNLNLTDMETCYKAVKREILQGIVIEENRFGFEPEITAKLSKKGVRIYEVAVSYHGRTYAEGKKINWKDGFQAIWCILKYNLLG; encoded by the coding sequence ATGTCTCAAGTGAAACCCTGTCTTTCCGTGATCATGCCTGTCTTCAACGAAGAGGCAACTGTTGCTGATGTGATCGTCACGGTGCTCGCTCAAGAGAGCGTGCTAGAACTAATCATAGTGGATGACGCCTCTACCGATCGCTCTCGAGAAGTACTCCAGGGGTTGAAGTCAAGCGATGAAAGAATCCGCGTGTTGCATCATAAGAAGAACCAAGGAAAAGGGGCTGCTCTTCGAACTGGGATCGCTCATGCTACCGCGCCTATCGTTCTGATCCAGGACGCAGACATGGAATATGATCCAGCTGAGTATCCCGTCTTGATTGGTCCTATCCTCAGGGAAAAAGCTGATGCTGTTTTTGGATCGCGTTTTATAGGCTCGCAAGAGCATCGTGTGCTCTACTTCTGGCATTCGATTGGAAATAGGTTTCTGACTCTTCTCTCCAACATGTTTACCAACCTTAACCTTACAGACATGGAGACCTGCTATAAGGCGGTGAAGCGGGAGATCCTTCAGGGTATAGTGATTGAGGAGAATCGCTTCGGATTCGAGCCCGAGATAACTGCAAAGCTCTCCAAGAAGGGTGTGCGAATCTACGAGGTGGCTGTCTCTTACCACGGGCGCACCTATGCCGAGGGGAAGAAAATCAACTGGAAGGATGGATTCCAGGCCATCTGGTGCATTCTTAAATACAATCTTTTAGGTTAA
- a CDS encoding glycosyltransferase family 39 protein — MAALIFVMFRMAMASPPCNYDVQSYHLPRQIYWLMQGSVEHFDATYPFQNCHPVLSEFLGLNLMLLSGGDAWHNLSQWFFFTAACGVLTLMVKSIEGSPRAQALAVLFVALVPVVFFEASNAKNDIMASFFILIPLLIGLRICSKEWKVEVALLLLAALAAGLAMAAKGTAVSYLPPIALLLLVATLRAGAWRSLAVALLPGVMIVGIVILPNTIRNLHSYCSITGPSVGMTNERYDPDSVLGVCIKNVANQFAWGSDFSIHQVELVTRNLLLSLGLNPDDPYTNIGAAQLGGPNLHFFYFLGCEDVIPSPVQTGLCLLIPFFLLIPAFRKGSGTIALSCVLMGSFLLFCAIFRWQPWGGRLLIPAFFMAAPLVGKAEDLFRPKWIPILVTALMMAFLWQHISYTGQRHLLGWWSVFRMPKEEQMSVAFTGRMEEIRKVAGILKEKHATNVMVDGKDSPIYGLLREVHMELSLVRLRSGHLAAPNNADAIVEAVSGDEGVVPMGYHLDWSGKYYRVYSLIH, encoded by the coding sequence ATGGCGGCCCTGATCTTCGTAATGTTCCGCATGGCGATGGCCTCGCCGCCTTGCAACTACGATGTTCAATCCTATCATCTTCCCCGCCAGATCTACTGGCTTATGCAGGGAAGTGTGGAGCATTTCGACGCCACCTATCCATTTCAAAACTGCCACCCCGTGTTATCGGAATTTCTGGGGCTGAACCTGATGCTGCTCTCGGGAGGTGATGCTTGGCATAATCTGAGCCAATGGTTTTTCTTCACGGCCGCATGTGGGGTTCTCACTCTGATGGTCAAATCCATCGAGGGAAGTCCACGAGCTCAGGCACTTGCCGTTCTCTTTGTCGCCTTGGTGCCGGTGGTGTTTTTTGAGGCTTCCAATGCGAAGAACGATATTATGGCCTCGTTCTTCATTCTAATCCCTCTCCTGATAGGTCTGCGGATCTGTAGCAAGGAGTGGAAGGTTGAGGTTGCGCTGCTTTTACTTGCTGCTCTTGCCGCAGGTCTTGCCATGGCAGCCAAGGGTACTGCCGTATCCTATTTACCACCGATAGCGCTCCTTCTTCTGGTCGCTACCTTGCGCGCTGGAGCCTGGAGGAGTCTTGCTGTCGCCCTTTTGCCAGGAGTGATGATCGTGGGGATTGTCATCCTACCAAATACCATCAGAAATCTTCATTCGTATTGTTCCATCACGGGGCCAAGTGTCGGAATGACTAATGAGAGGTATGATCCCGATTCGGTACTGGGAGTCTGCATCAAAAATGTTGCCAATCAGTTTGCATGGGGATCCGATTTTTCGATTCATCAAGTCGAGTTGGTCACGCGCAATCTGCTGCTATCTCTCGGACTGAACCCCGATGATCCATACACAAATATCGGGGCAGCTCAACTGGGAGGTCCTAATCTACACTTTTTCTACTTCCTGGGATGTGAGGATGTGATCCCCTCCCCCGTTCAGACCGGGCTATGTTTGTTAATCCCATTTTTCTTGTTGATCCCTGCTTTTAGAAAGGGATCGGGAACCATAGCCCTAAGCTGTGTCTTAATGGGCTCATTCCTGCTCTTTTGTGCAATCTTTCGCTGGCAGCCGTGGGGCGGGAGACTTTTGATTCCCGCATTCTTCATGGCGGCGCCGCTTGTTGGGAAGGCGGAAGATCTCTTCAGACCCAAGTGGATTCCCATTCTCGTTACTGCACTCATGATGGCATTCCTGTGGCAGCACATCTCCTATACGGGGCAGCGTCACTTGCTCGGATGGTGGTCTGTTTTTCGGATGCCCAAGGAGGAGCAGATGAGTGTCGCCTTCACAGGGCGCATGGAGGAAATCAGGAAGGTGGCCGGTATTCTCAAGGAAAAGCATGCGACCAATGTCATGGTCGATGGCAAGGACTCGCCGATCTATGGGCTCCTCCGAGAGGTTCATATGGAGTTGTCTCTGGTGAGGCTTCGCAGCGGTCATCTGGCTGCTCCAAACAATGCCGATGCTATCGTGGAGGCTGTGAGTGGAGACGAAGGGGTGGTTCCGATGGGATATCATCTGGATTGGAGCGGTAAATATTATAGGGTCTATTCTCTGATTCACTGA